The following are from one region of the Ochotona princeps isolate mOchPri1 chromosome 4, mOchPri1.hap1, whole genome shotgun sequence genome:
- the LOC131480039 gene encoding mammaglobin-A-like codes for MGWIRVSSWGINTATVSRYSQSEFLHLTHLSVHSQTQLLNMKLVMVLMLAALPLYCYAGSGCQLLEDIVAKTLDSSVSTDDYREGLKDYISTQLDEIAVNEFKECFLSYSNETLANVGVLMQSIYDSGWCKLF; via the exons ATGGGTTGGATTAGGGTGTCTAGCTGGGGAATAAATACAGCCACTGTGAGTCGTTACTCTCAGAGTGAATTCCTCCATCTCACTCACTTATCAGTGCATAGCCAAACACAGCTGCTCAACATGAAGCTGGTCATGGTCCTCATGCTGGCTGCCCTCCCTCTTTACTGCTATGCAG GTTCTGGCTGCCAATTGCTGGAAGATATTGTGGCAAAGACCCTTGATTCCTCTGTGTCTACAGATGATTACAGAGAAGGTCTGAAAGATTACATCAGTACTCAACTGGACGAAATAGCCGTAAACGAATTCAAAGAGTGTTTTCTCAGCTATTCCAATGAGACTCTGGCCAATGTTGGGGTGCTGATG CAATCCATTTACGATAGTGGCTGGTGTAAGCTATTTTAA